From Desmodus rotundus isolate HL8 chromosome 12, HLdesRot8A.1, whole genome shotgun sequence, one genomic window encodes:
- the LOC112320154 gene encoding poly(rC)-binding protein 1-like, with amino-acid sequence MDAGVTESGLHVTLTIRLLLHAKEVGSLIGKKGESVKRIREESGARIHISEGHCPERVITLTGPTNAIFKAFAMIIDKLEEDINSPTTNSTAASRPPVTLRLVVPAAQCGSLVGNGGCRIEEIRERTGAQVQVAGGLPPGSSERAITVAGAPQSVAACVQHICLVLLETLAQAPQGRVATLPCQPGPASSPVVRAGGRDLCGDAAGYPHATRHLEGPPLDAHSIQGQHTISPLDLAKLNQVARQQSHCAMMHGGSAFAGTDSSSPEVKGYWASLDASAQTTHELTIPNNLIGCIIGRQGANINEIRQMSGAQIKIANPVEGSSGRQVTITGSAASISLAQYLINARLSSEKGLGRN; translated from the coding sequence ATGGATGCCGGTGTGACCGAAAGTGGACTACATGTGACGCTCACCATTCGGCTGCTTCTGCACGCAAAGGAAGTAGGAAGCCTTATTGGCAAGAAAGGGGAGTCGGTTAAGAGGATCCGCGAGGAGAGTGGTGCGCGGATCCACATCTCGGAGGGGCACTGCCCGGAGCGAGTCATCACTCTGACTGGCCCCACCAATGCCATCTTTAAGGCCTTCGCCATGATCATCGACAAGCTGGAAGAAGACATCAACAGCCCCACGACCAACAGCACGGCGGCCAGCAGGCCCCCGGTCACCCTGAGGCTGGTGGTGCCTGCTGCCCAGTGCGGCTCCCTGGTCGGGAACGGCGGGTGTCGGATCGAAGAGATCCGCGAGAGGACCGGGGCCCAGGTCCAGGTGGCGGGCGGTCTGCCGCCCGGCTCCTCCGAGCGCGCTATCACCGTTGCGGGCGCGCCGCAGAGCGTCGCCGCGTGCGTCCAGCACATCTGCCTGGTCCTGCTGGAGACGCTCGCCCAGGCTCCGCAGGGAAGAGTCGCGACCCTTCCGTGCCAGCCCGGGCCAGCCAGCTCTCCGGTGGTCCGCGCAGGCGGCCGAGACCTATGCGGCGACGCTGCGGGCTACCCGCATGCCACCCGTCACCTGGAGGGACCACCTCTAGATGCCCACTCGATTCAGGGACAACACACCATCTCTCCGCTCGATCTGGCCAAGCTGAACCAGGTGGCAAGACAGCAGAGTCACTGTGCCATGATGCACGGCGGGAGCGCATTCGCTGGAACTGACTCCAGCTCTCCAGAGGTGAAAGGCTATTGGGCGAGTTTGGATGCTTCTGCTCAAACCACCCATGAACTCACCATTCCAAATAACTTAATTGGCTGCATAATCGGGCGCCAAGGAGCCAATATTAATGAGATTCGCCAGATGTCCGGGGCCCAGATCAAAATTGCCAATCCAGTGGAAGGCTCCTCTGGTAGGCAGGTCACTATCACTGGTTCTGCGGCCAGTATTAGTCTGGCCCAATACCTAATCAATGCCAGGCTTTCCTCTGAGAAGGGCCTGGGGCGCAACTAG
- the LOC123478399 gene encoding cell adhesion molecule CEACAM21, which produces MGSLSVSTRRGLVHWQGILLVVSILNYWCPPSAAQFAIVLIDAAEGTNTSLYLQDTPPNVTSFVWYRGIGANLHNKIATFDVNQNTYEKGPAYSGREEIIHNGSLLLTNVALNDTGNYTVVAYMRGSEGEIRSGQLNVYELVKAPTLLVSNSTSTEHKDAVVMTCYSNAESVQWLFNGRDIQLSETRRLSEDRRSLTIDPIQREDVGYYHCKASNSISYALSWALELHVQHD; this is translated from the exons ATGGGATCCCTCTCGGTCTCTACCCGCAGAGGACTGGTCCACTGGCAAGGGATCCTGCTGGTTG TCTCAATATTAAACTACTGGTGCCCACCCAGCGCCGCCCAGTTCGCTATCGTGCTGATCGATGCTGCGGAAGGAACAAACACGAGCCTGTATCTCCAAGATACACCTCCCAATGTTACAAGTTTCGTCTGGTACAGGGGCATAGGGGCAAACCTCCACAATAAAATTGCAACTTTTGATGTAAACCAAAACACATATGAAAAAGGGCCTGCGTACAGTGGACGAGAGGAAATAATCCATAATGGATCCTTGCTGTTAACCAACGTCGCCCTGAATGACACAGGAAACTACACCGTCGTGGCCTACATGCGAGGTTCAGAGGGAGAAATAAGGTCTGGACAGCTTAATGTATACG AGCTGGTGAAAGCGCCCACCCTCCTAGTCAGCAACAGCACAAGCACTGAGCATAAGGATGCTGTGGTCATGACCTGCTACTCGAATGCAGAGTCCGTCCAGTGGCTGTTCAACGGCAGGGATATTCAGCTCTCGGAGACAAGGAGGCTGTCCGAGGACCGCAGAAGCCTCACCATAGACCCCATACAGAGGGAGGATGTTGGCTATTACCACTGTAAAGCCTCCAACTCCATCAGTTATGCTCTAAGTTGGGCCCTTGAGCTGCATGTGCAGCATGActga